In Aegilops tauschii subsp. strangulata cultivar AL8/78 chromosome 3, Aet v6.0, whole genome shotgun sequence, one genomic interval encodes:
- the LOC141042898 gene encoding uncharacterized protein: MADAPLYKQHRGYTRVLHDNHKLYIVCTSKGRDMDKMLSTLRRKLGGMPVKLVGVDVEYMHYVKPQWAAVLQLCVEQECLVYRISAAKDSSVQKIKKHWVVLKITGFAIEGDKNKLQLSGLEINSDNYIDIQVEWRDPYKKKKFESLAYVVGRLIDIHYYDMKNKINRN; encoded by the exons ATGGCAGATGCACCTCTGTACAAGCAGCACCGTGGGTACACCAGGGTGCTCCACGACAACCACAAGCTCTACATCGTTTGCACAAGCAAGGGTCGAGACATGGACAAGATGTTGTCCACGCTCAGGAGGAAGCTCGGTGGAATGCCCGTCAAACTAGTTGGCGTTGATGTCGAGTACATGCACTATGTGAAGCCACAGTGGGCAGCAGTGCTCCAGCTATGTGTAGAACAAGAGTGCCTTGTCTACCGCATCTCTGCAGCTAAAGACAG TTCAGTTCAGAAAATCAAAAAACATTGGGTGGTTCTCAAAATAACTG GATTCGCCATTGAAGGAGACAAAAACAAGCTGCAGCTATCTGGCTTGGAGATCAACTCCGACAACTACATTGATATTCAGGTGGAATGGAGAGACCCATACAAGAAAAAGAAATTTGAATCTTTGGCTTATGTTGTCGGGAGGCTAATCGACATTCACTACTATGACATGAAGAACAAAATCAACCGCAACTAA